The region GCAGGACGACGTACCAACCCACGGTCAGCGCACCCAGCAGATGCGCAAGCGGGATCGCCGCGAGGGTGCCGGCCCGGAGCGTGGCGTCCCAGCCGGCGAGTTGGGCGCCGCTACGGCCGCTGAGGAGCCGACCGAACAGCAACGCGCCGGCCGCACCCGGCAGGGTGTACGCGGCCACCGCCAGCGCGACCCAGAGACCACGTTGCCCGGCCGGGGCGAGTTCCAACGCCAGCCAACTGATCGCGACGGTGCTCATGCCGTTACCCAGGCTGGACAGTCCAATCCCGGGTAGCACCCGACGCAACAGCGGATGCCTCAGCACCGGCCAGTACGGCGAGCCTGCGACGGTCCGACCCACCGTGACGCGAAGCGACATCGCTCAACTACATCCATCGATACCTGGGGCGTCAAGGCTCTTGCAACATCCACGGCAGTTGTTAGCCGGACGCCTGATCCCGGTGGCTTGGCCGGTGGGTCCCGTCAACCGGCCCCGAGGCAGACGAAGGCGGCTGCGGTGGCCTCGGCCCGCCCGTCGTCGCGTCGGGCGAACACCTGCTGTGCCCCGGCCAGCGCCGACGCGGGTGGCTCACCAGACCGCATCCGGTGGTGCAGGTCGAGCATCAGGGCTGTGGTGAGGTCTGCCGGTACCGGCAGCACACTGGCGATCAGCGTACGGGTACCGGCCGCCAGCAACACCGAGGTGAAGCCCAACAACTCGTCACCGGGCCGTACCCCGGACAGACCGGAGTCACAGGCGGAAAGGACGACGCACCCGGGCGACCGCGGCAACCGCTCCAGTTCGTAGGCGGTCAACGGCCCGTCGGCCAGCTCCAGCGTGGAGAAGAGCGGATTGTCCGCCCGAAACGTGCCGTGCGCGGCGACGTGGGCCAGCCGGGTACCGTCCAGCGCGGCGGTCACCGCCTCGGCCGTCGCGGCGGAACCGGCCAACACCCGGGATGTGGGCAGGATTCCGGCGAGCGCGCGTACCTCGGTCTGGCCGGCCGGCAGCCGCGCTCCGGCGACCAGGACCGGTGCCCGCTGCGGGATCTCCCGGCCGGTGGCCCGGAGCCAGGCCGCCGCCGAGGGCGCCACCGTGACCGACCGGCCGACACAGGTCGGCAGCCCGGCCCACGGTACGGCGTGCAACTGCCCGATCGGGACGATCACCAGCGGCCAATCGGCCAGCCGTCGGCGGATCGAGCCGAACAACTGTTCATCCAGGACGCGCGCCGAGGCCAGTACGCTTTCCCGCACCGCGACCGAGTCGCCCTGGGTCACCAGCCGACGCAGCCCGAACCGGTGTAACCGGCTCTGGCGCAGCACTTCGGCGAGTGGGCCGAGGTCGTGCAGGGTGGCCCGCCCGGCGCGGACCACCACCGCACCCAGCCGTTGGTCGTTGGTCACCAATTCCACCAACGCCGCGTTGTCCAGTCTGGTGGAGAGCGCTCGGATTCCCGGTGGCCGGTCCGCGGGCCCACCCCCGGCGTCGACCTGCCGGGTCAGCTCCCGGATCCGCTGCTCCAATTCGGCCTGGCGCCGCCGCAGGCTCCGCACCGGGCGGCCCGCCAGCAGTGCGTCCTCCAACGCGGTGCTGACCATCCGCAGTTCGGCCAGCACGTCGGCGAGGTCAGGGTCCCGGGGCGGCACCGCCGGCCGCACCCGTAGCGCGTTCGCCCGCCAGCGTTCGGCCCAGGCCAGGACCTGCCCGGGTACCCGGGAGCCAATCGCGATGTCGAGTCCCTCACCGGCGAGTTCCTGCCCGTGCGAGCCACTGTTCGCCCGGAGTTCGGTCGCCCCGAGCGACGCCCGGTAGCCGTCCAGCACCGCTAGTCCCCGTCGCAGCGCCGCAGCGGCCCCCCGCTCGTCGCCGTCCAGTCGGCGCAGGAGGGCCAGTGCGTACCAGCCCTGCGCCCGGCGACTGGCGGTGCCCTGGCGACGAGCCCCGCTGGCGCGGCTGAGCAGGTCCCGGGCCTGGTGGCGCCGACCCAGCCCGAGGGCGACCCGGGCCGCCTCGATCCGGGCGACCAGCGGCGGCCCGGGCCAGCCAGTGGCTTCGAGCAGGGCCACGTTACGCACCATCGCCCGGAGCAGGACCGCGGTCCGGGTCCCCCGGCGGTACTCGGCACGGAGCTCGACGTGTCGGGCGAACGCCGCCCAGGTGTGCCGGCCCTGCCTCCGAAACCGGCCGGCAGCCTGCCGGGCCGTGGTGGTGGCGGTGTCGAGGTCGTCGGCGAGCAGCCCCGCCCGGGCCCGGGCCAGCAACGCCTCGGCGAGGTCCGAGGTCATCGCCCGGCGACGCAGCTCGGTGACCGCGGTGGTGGCGACCTCGACCGCCTCGTCGACCAGCGGCACCGACAACAGCAGCTCGACCCGATCGAGCAGCAACGCCGGGCGGGGCACCGCCAACCTGCGGTACTCGTCGTCGCCGGCGTCAAAGATGCGCAGGGCACCCCCGACGTCACCCCGCTGGGCAGCGGCGATACCCAGGTTCCAGCGCGCGTCCGCAGCCGCGAGTTCGAGGCCGAGCCGACTGAAGATCTCCGCCGACCGGTCCAGGTCGTCGTCCGCGCCACGCACGGTGCCTCGGTGTGCGTTCAACAGGCCCCGGTTGTTCCGGGCCCGTGCCTCCAGCAGCAGGTCACCCTCGCGTTGGGCGATCTCCACCGCCGCCCCGTAGTCCCGCACCGCCTCGTCGTACCGCCCCCGGTAGTGCAGCACCACCCCCCGCTGCATCCGAGCCCGTCCGGCGTCGGCCCCGGTCAACTGGGTCAGGGCCGCGGTGACCGTCCGCAGCGCGGCGGTGTTCCGGCCGGCGGTGGCCAGGACGTATCCGAGGCTCATCCGGGCCAGTGCGGTCACCCGGGGCGAGCCGGTACGGGCGGCCACTCGTACCGCCCGGCGTAGCTGCCGCAACGCGCCCGGTAGGTCGTTGAGTTCCCGTAGGGCCAGGCCGATGGCCCGGTGGGCGGTGGACCGTTCGTCCGGATCGGCCGAGGCGGGTACCCGCTGACCGAGGGCGATGGCCTCACGGGGAAAGCGTTGCACGGCGGCCAGCGCCGCCTGGGCCAGACTGCGGCCGGGGTCAGCGCTGTCGACCATGTGATGAGGGTGGCCGATCCGCCATCCCTGGGTCAAACCGGTCGATGTTGTCGGTCTCCGTGGTTCGGACTCCCACCATCGGCGCGGCTCACACCACGGTCAATCGAGGGGCGACTATATTTGCCTCTGATCCCTGACGGAGTCGCACTGACCCCTGGAGGAGCGGTGTCCGCAGCCTGGTTCAACGAGTCCCGACCGACGGGCGGCATGTCACGCCGGCAGCTCATGTTCCTCTCCACGGCGGTGGCCACCGCACCGCTGGTAGCCCCGCTATCCGCCGGTACGGCGCACGGCGCGGAGGGCGAGGAACAGGCGTACCAGCAGGCGTTCGAAACCATGCTGGCCACCGACCCGAACGTCCGCCGCCACCGGGAGCCGGGACGCGAGTTCTGCTACCGACCCCGACAACTACTCGTGGCCCAGGCCGACACACCGCGCGTTGTCGCCCGGCTCCGGGAGTACGGCCACCCCACACAGACCGGAGGTCGCTTCGCCGGGGTGACCAAACTGGTCTTCGGCACCGAGGCCGACATCCCGACGCTCGTCAGACGACTACGGGACCCGAAGCAGTGGCCGGGTGGTGCGGTCCCGGCGGTGCAGCCACACCACGTGGCGGTCGGCTTCGGCAACATCATGGGTAACCCTGGCGCACCGCCCCGGGCTGCCGGTGCGCTGCCCGTACCCGACCCGGCACGCCTCGGTGAGGGAGCCGGGGTGACCGTCGGTGTCTGCGACACCGGCATCTGGCGCGACGCCGGGGCCTACCATCCGGTCTGGCTCGCCGGCAGCTACCTGCCGGAGTTCGACGACGAGGATCCGGTCTACCTGCACGACGACGTCCTCGCCGTGCAGGGCGGCCATGGCACCTTCGTCGCCGGAGTCGTCCGGCAGGCCGCCCCCGGCGTCCGGTTCGATCCCGAGCAGGCACTGAACCGTTCCGGTGTCGGAGACGAGGAGATGCTGGTCGGTGCGCTCGCCCGGCTCGGGCAGGCGGTGAGCATCGTCAACCTGTCACTGGGCTGCTTCACCCAGGACGACGTACCGCCGGTGCCGATTGTCAACGCGGTGGCGGCCCTGCCGGACCGTACCGCCGTGGTAGCAGCGGCGGGCAACGCGGGCGTCGGCCGTCCAACCTGGCCGGCCGCGCTGGACCGGGTGGTGGCGGTGGCCGCCGTACGCCGCTCCGGTACGACCATCGAGCCGGAGCCGGCCAGCAACTTCGGCCCCTGGGTGTCGGCGTGCGCCATCGGTGACCGGGTGAGCACCTACGTGCCGGGGGTGTTCCCTTTACCCGGGCTGCCGGACCGACTGTTCGACGGCTTCGCCTCCTGGTCCGGCACCTCGTTCGCCGCAGCGCACGTCTCCGGTCGGCTGGCCGCGATGATGACCGCCGGCAATCTCGACGCCGAACAGGCCCGGCTGGCACTGCTCGCCACCCCGCCCTGGCACCCGGACTACGGGGTGTTCGTCAGTTGACCAGCCGACCCGCAATCGGATCCGGTACCGAGAAGACAGGGACATGATGACCGAAACCCCCAGCAA is a window of Micromonospora polyrhachis DNA encoding:
- a CDS encoding S8/S53 family peptidase; this encodes MSAAWFNESRPTGGMSRRQLMFLSTAVATAPLVAPLSAGTAHGAEGEEQAYQQAFETMLATDPNVRRHREPGREFCYRPRQLLVAQADTPRVVARLREYGHPTQTGGRFAGVTKLVFGTEADIPTLVRRLRDPKQWPGGAVPAVQPHHVAVGFGNIMGNPGAPPRAAGALPVPDPARLGEGAGVTVGVCDTGIWRDAGAYHPVWLAGSYLPEFDDEDPVYLHDDVLAVQGGHGTFVAGVVRQAAPGVRFDPEQALNRSGVGDEEMLVGALARLGQAVSIVNLSLGCFTQDDVPPVPIVNAVAALPDRTAVVAAAGNAGVGRPTWPAALDRVVAVAAVRRSGTTIEPEPASNFGPWVSACAIGDRVSTYVPGVFPLPGLPDRLFDGFASWSGTSFAAAHVSGRLAAMMTAGNLDAEQARLALLATPPWHPDYGVFVS
- a CDS encoding CHAT domain-containing protein → MVDSADPGRSLAQAALAAVQRFPREAIALGQRVPASADPDERSTAHRAIGLALRELNDLPGALRQLRRAVRVAARTGSPRVTALARMSLGYVLATAGRNTAALRTVTAALTQLTGADAGRARMQRGVVLHYRGRYDEAVRDYGAAVEIAQREGDLLLEARARNNRGLLNAHRGTVRGADDDLDRSAEIFSRLGLELAAADARWNLGIAAAQRGDVGGALRIFDAGDDEYRRLAVPRPALLLDRVELLLSVPLVDEAVEVATTAVTELRRRAMTSDLAEALLARARAGLLADDLDTATTTARQAAGRFRRQGRHTWAAFARHVELRAEYRRGTRTAVLLRAMVRNVALLEATGWPGPPLVARIEAARVALGLGRRHQARDLLSRASGARRQGTASRRAQGWYALALLRRLDGDERGAAAALRRGLAVLDGYRASLGATELRANSGSHGQELAGEGLDIAIGSRVPGQVLAWAERWRANALRVRPAVPPRDPDLADVLAELRMVSTALEDALLAGRPVRSLRRRQAELEQRIRELTRQVDAGGGPADRPPGIRALSTRLDNAALVELVTNDQRLGAVVVRAGRATLHDLGPLAEVLRQSRLHRFGLRRLVTQGDSVAVRESVLASARVLDEQLFGSIRRRLADWPLVIVPIGQLHAVPWAGLPTCVGRSVTVAPSAAAWLRATGREIPQRAPVLVAGARLPAGQTEVRALAGILPTSRVLAGSAATAEAVTAALDGTRLAHVAAHGTFRADNPLFSTLELADGPLTAYELERLPRSPGCVVLSACDSGLSGVRPGDELLGFTSVLLAAGTRTLIASVLPVPADLTTALMLDLHHRMRSGEPPASALAGAQQVFARRDDGRAEATAAAFVCLGAG